From Rutidosis leptorrhynchoides isolate AG116_Rl617_1_P2 chromosome 3, CSIRO_AGI_Rlap_v1, whole genome shotgun sequence, a single genomic window includes:
- the LOC139895846 gene encoding E3 ubiquitin-protein ligase UPL1-like isoform X3, producing MKLRRRRATEVGDYHHWLKLFNHFDTFFEKYIKPRKDLQVEDDFLQSDPPFPREAVLQIFRVVRVIFDNCTNKHFYSSYEEHYPWN from the exons ATGAAGTTGCGAAGACGGAGGGCGACAGAAGTG GGAGACTATCATCACTGGCTCAAACTATTTAACCACTTCGATACTTTCTTCGAGAAATACATAAAACCCAGGAAAGATTTGCAAGTTGAGGATGATTTCTTGCAGTCTGACCCTCCATTCCCAAGGGAAGCTGTGTTGCAGATTTTTCGTGTTGTACGAGTAATTTTCGACAACTGCACAAACAAGCACTTCTACAGCTCCTATGAG GAACATTATCCATGGAATTGA
- the LOC139895846 gene encoding E3 ubiquitin-protein ligase UPL1-like isoform X2 — protein MKLRRRRATEVGDYHHWLKLFNHFDTFFEKYIKPRKDLQVEDDFLQSDPPFPREAVLQIFRVVRVIFDNCTNKHFYSSYELTCFKAKRCMQLRFVSL, from the exons ATGAAGTTGCGAAGACGGAGGGCGACAGAAGTG GGAGACTATCATCACTGGCTCAAACTATTTAACCACTTCGATACTTTCTTCGAGAAATACATAAAACCCAGGAAAGATTTGCAAGTTGAGGATGATTTCTTGCAGTCTGACCCTCCATTCCCAAGGGAAGCTGTGTTGCAGATTTTTCGTGTTGTACGAGTAATTTTCGACAACTGCACAAACAAGCACTTCTACAGCTCCTATGAG CTTACATGCTTCAAGGCCAAGAGGTGCATGCAACTTAGGTTTGTTTCTTTGTAG
- the LOC139895846 gene encoding E3 ubiquitin-protein ligase UPL1-like isoform X1: MKLRRRRATEVGDYHHWLKLFNHFDTFFEKYIKPRKDLQVEDDFLQSDPPFPREAVLQIFRVVRVIFDNCTNKHFYSSYEVYCLLIFVLIAYMLQGQEVHAT, from the exons ATGAAGTTGCGAAGACGGAGGGCGACAGAAGTG GGAGACTATCATCACTGGCTCAAACTATTTAACCACTTCGATACTTTCTTCGAGAAATACATAAAACCCAGGAAAGATTTGCAAGTTGAGGATGATTTCTTGCAGTCTGACCCTCCATTCCCAAGGGAAGCTGTGTTGCAGATTTTTCGTGTTGTACGAGTAATTTTCGACAACTGCACAAACAAGCACTTCTACAGCTCCTATGAG GTCTACTGTCTGTTAATCTTTGTGTTGATAGCTTACATGCTTCAAGGCCAAGAGGTGCATGCAACTTAG